The Rhodothermales bacterium region AAACGAGCGTACCACGATGCCGCCGCCTACACGATCGGCCAGCACCTTCGTGATCGCCGCCGTCAACGTCGTCTTCCCGTGATCCACGTGTCCGATCGTCCCCACGTTCACGTGAGGCTTGTTGCGTAGAAACGTC contains the following coding sequences:
- a CDS encoding GTP-binding protein, which encodes MAKETFLRNKPHVNVGTIGHVDHGKTTLTAAITKVLADRVGGGIVVRSF